A part of Myxococcales bacterium genomic DNA contains:
- a CDS encoding metallophosphoesterase, which yields MTDARAIFVGDTQATLWLERLIGREDNSDERARLLDLVAALDAEVAIFLGDLVARQSRTAWQIVDGCLARLRARGVRLAACAGNHDLFPFAFRGYDDLARRGLLGPASWQRVSLGDVRVLVLDTNRRALGPRLWSEQVVWFRAELADAEREGSVRAVVVASHHPPWTNSAMTGDSAPRLCELLEAFYAAPKARAWVSGHVHAYERFASRGKHLVVSGSASAPRMRLLTGARARHPTLAHVPAPSPFGWLELTAAAGVATLAHRGFRRRRAPCETFDVVTI from the coding sequence GTGACGGACGCGCGCGCCATCTTCGTGGGGGACACCCAGGCGACCCTGTGGCTCGAGCGGCTGATCGGTCGCGAAGACAACTCGGACGAGCGCGCGCGGCTCCTCGACCTCGTCGCCGCGCTCGACGCCGAGGTCGCGATCTTCCTAGGGGATCTCGTGGCGCGCCAGTCGAGGACGGCCTGGCAGATCGTAGACGGGTGCCTCGCGCGCCTCCGCGCTCGCGGGGTGAGGCTCGCGGCGTGCGCGGGGAACCACGACCTGTTCCCCTTCGCGTTTCGAGGCTACGACGACCTCGCGCGCCGCGGCCTGCTTGGGCCCGCGAGCTGGCAGCGGGTGTCGCTCGGCGACGTGCGCGTGCTCGTGCTCGACACCAACCGCCGCGCGCTCGGTCCGCGGCTGTGGAGCGAGCAGGTGGTGTGGTTTCGGGCCGAGCTCGCGGACGCCGAGCGCGAGGGCTCGGTGCGCGCCGTCGTGGTCGCGAGCCACCACCCGCCGTGGACGAACAGCGCGATGACGGGGGACAGCGCGCCGCGTCTCTGCGAGCTGCTCGAGGCGTTCTACGCTGCCCCGAAGGCCCGCGCGTGGGTCAGCGGCCATGTCCACGCGTACGAGCGGTTCGCGTCGCGCGGCAAGCACCTCGTGGTCTCGGGCAGCGCCAGCGCGCCGCGGATGCGCCTGCTCACCGGGGCCCGCGCGCGGCACCCCACGCTCGCGCACGTGCCGGCGCCGAGCCCGTTCGGGTGGCTCGAGCTCACGGCCGCGGCCGGCGTGGCCACCCTCGCGCACCGAGGCTTCAGGCGCCGCCGCGCGCCCTGCGAGACCTTCGACGTCGTGACGATTTGA
- a CDS encoding DUF481 domain-containing protein: MERPRGGVARGAVVDRGKQLRARVSACALRAASACAALATSPRAAAQVNTEALRPQLMESGVSGTADLSVGLAKGNVDYIDIGGGLRVQLQTLRPPRADGGMPFAAQRVFVAASARYAERTPLGAERGEAFVNQLLVHARWTAMWRERFGTELFAQLQTNEFFRLRVRTLGGTGLRFEIVHEEPVQVWAGTGTMLEYNRVDVAPGAPDPSTELVNRSTSYLGVRTALRDKTLLLQLMGYVQPAWIRPKDVRTLVELEALAKVTDAFSLGNTLSVLHDSEPPTTVRPTDLRLTMTVKLTF, encoded by the coding sequence ATGGAGCGCCCTCGCGGAGGAGTCGCGCGCGGCGCGGTCGTCGATCGCGGCAAGCAGCTCCGCGCCCGCGTCAGCGCGTGCGCCCTGCGCGCCGCGAGCGCCTGCGCCGCGCTCGCCACGTCGCCTCGGGCGGCCGCCCAGGTGAACACCGAGGCGCTGCGCCCCCAGCTGATGGAGTCGGGGGTCTCGGGCACCGCTGATCTCAGCGTCGGGCTGGCGAAGGGGAATGTAGACTACATCGACATCGGCGGCGGGCTCCGCGTCCAACTCCAGACCCTGCGACCGCCCCGCGCCGACGGCGGCATGCCCTTCGCAGCGCAGCGGGTCTTCGTGGCGGCGAGCGCGCGCTACGCGGAGCGCACGCCCCTCGGGGCGGAGCGCGGCGAGGCGTTCGTGAACCAGCTGCTCGTGCACGCGCGGTGGACCGCCATGTGGCGAGAGCGCTTCGGCACCGAGCTGTTCGCCCAACTTCAAACCAACGAGTTTTTCCGCCTACGCGTGCGCACGCTCGGCGGCACCGGGCTGCGGTTCGAGATCGTGCACGAGGAGCCCGTGCAGGTGTGGGCGGGCACCGGCACCATGCTGGAATACAACCGCGTCGACGTGGCCCCGGGCGCGCCTGATCCCTCGACCGAGCTCGTCAACCGCTCCACGAGCTACCTCGGCGTCCGCACCGCGCTCCGCGACAAGACGCTCCTCCTGCAGCTCATGGGATACGTGCAACCTGCATGGATTCGCCCCAAGGACGTCCGCACGCTCGTCGAGCTCGAGGCGCTCGCCAAGGTCACGGACGCGTTCTCGCTCGGCAACACCCTCTCCGTCCTCCACGACAGCGAGCCCCCGACGACCGTGAGGCCCACCGACCTGAGACTCACCATGACGGTGAAGCTCACGTTCTGA
- a CDS encoding MTAP family purine nucleoside phosphorylase, with amino-acid sequence MEGLVVEEDRAVVTPYGAPSDTFRIGRLRGRRVAFLARHGRHHTLLPSEIPFRANIHALRQLGVRWVLSASAVGSLRRELAPGQFVVPLQMLDRTKQRDEHTFFGRGIVAHIGFSKPVCGVLAEVLYAAARDAGASCTLGGTYVNMEGPAFSTRAESEWHRSLGCDIVGMTNLAEAKLCREAEMSYATFAMVTDYDAFGEHAEPVEGEDQDVHVGAVVKQLQANAALAQRALALAIQRVPVGTSPPAHSALKTAILTPRAAWPEARVAELAPFLARYA; translated from the coding sequence ATGGAGGGGCTCGTGGTCGAGGAGGACCGGGCCGTGGTCACGCCGTACGGCGCGCCCTCGGACACGTTCCGTATTGGACGTCTGCGAGGCCGACGGGTCGCGTTCCTCGCGCGCCACGGCCGCCACCACACGCTCCTGCCTTCGGAGATCCCGTTCCGCGCGAACATCCACGCGCTGCGCCAGCTCGGCGTACGCTGGGTGCTCTCCGCGAGCGCCGTGGGATCGCTCCGGCGCGAGCTCGCGCCTGGGCAGTTCGTGGTCCCCCTGCAGATGCTCGACCGCACCAAGCAGCGCGACGAGCACACCTTCTTCGGGCGAGGCATCGTGGCCCACATCGGGTTCTCGAAGCCCGTCTGCGGGGTCCTCGCCGAGGTGCTCTACGCCGCCGCCCGAGACGCGGGGGCGTCCTGCACGCTCGGTGGCACGTACGTCAACATGGAGGGCCCGGCGTTCTCGACGCGGGCGGAGTCCGAGTGGCACCGGTCGCTGGGGTGCGACATCGTAGGCATGACGAACCTCGCCGAGGCGAAGCTCTGCCGCGAGGCCGAGATGAGCTACGCGACGTTCGCGATGGTGACCGACTACGACGCCTTCGGTGAGCACGCTGAGCCGGTGGAGGGCGAAGACCAAGACGTCCACGTCGGCGCGGTGGTGAAGCAGCTGCAGGCCAACGCCGCCCTCGCGCAGCGCGCGCTCGCCCTCGCCATCCAGCGGGTCCCGGTGGGCACGAGCCCGCCCGCGCACTCGGCGCTGAAGACGGCGATCCTGACGCCTCGCGCGGCCTGGCCCGAGGCTCGCGTGGCCGAGCTCGCGCCGTTCCTCGCGCGCTACGCGTGA